The Setaria viridis chromosome 2, Setaria_viridis_v4.0, whole genome shotgun sequence DNA window CTCCTTCAGTTCCGCCGATCCTGATTCAGCCttatctttcttcttcttcttcttcttctcactCTTTTCCCCTTCCACTACCTCAGCAGCTTCCTCAACCTTGATCTTCTTCACAGGAATGGAAGCATCACCATCATCATTCTCctcatccttcttcctcttcttctccttgaCCTCTTCACCGCCGACAGCATCCTGTTCCACCTTTGCCTTCTCTGGCTCAGGAGCAGCTGCAATGCTAGCAATCGATACATCACCGCCAGTGGGAAGCACCACATTCCGGAGCCACTCAGCTGGGGTCTTCTCATTTGGCTTCCCATGCTTATCAAGGAGGCCCTCAGCAATCAGCTTTTTCTTCTTGAGGGCCACTGGGCCAAGCCCCCACTTCCTCGGGTATGTGTCTCTGTCCATCACAACCCTCTTGATCTTTGCGACCGCACCATGGTCACAAGTCGCCATGACAGCAGTGGTCATCTCAGCAATACCTATAGCAATGGCCTCCCCCTTTGTTGTCATCAGAACAACCTCCTCTCCAGTCTCAATATCATTCTCAAACCGAAGCAACCCAGGGATCATGAGCTTAGCACCATAGCAGATAGCATTCACAGCAGAGTCCTTCACAACAAGCCTCTTGTAGCTAGTAAGCAGTACCTCAAGCGGCATGACGATGCGCCTCAGGTAGGACTCGTCCTTGTGGTTGTCGAGCGACCACATCGCGTCCATCACATCGTGCATGGTCACCATGTTGTCCTGCTCCCCCAGGATCCCCGACCGGACACGGCGCAGCTCCTGCATATGGGCGCCGACGCCAAGGAGCAGGCCAAGGTGCACACAGAGAGTCCGGACATAGGTACCTGCCTCACAGGAGATCCAGAACACCGCAAGGTGGCGCTCGGGGTCGTGCTCCAGCAGCTTGCTCTCGTAGATGGTCCGCACCCTGAGCTGGCGCTTCACCGCGGAGATGAGCGGCGGGCGCTGGAAGACGGCGCCCGTGAGCGCCTCGAGCGCGCGCGCCACGCGGGCCGTGTCAGGCACGGCGGCGTGGAAGCGCGCGACGCAGACGTACTCCTTCCCGGCGCCCTGCTGCGACTTGACGAGGCGCGTGGCGCGGTCGACGCAGACGATGAGGTTGCCTGTGACCTTGGGATCGAGCGTGCCGCTGTGGCCGGTCTTctcggcgcggaggaggcgctTGATCCAGGCCACCACCTCGTGGGAGGACGGGTTGGATGGCTTGTCGAGGTTGATGACGCCGTACCGGAGGTACTCGGCGAGGGGACGCTTGAGCGGCGAGTGGCCGGAGGGGAGAGGGGTGTAGTGGCCGGTGCGGACGTTGAGGCGGTCGTAGTTCTTGAGGAGGAGCGGCCATGTGGAGGCGTCGAGGGACGGAACCAGGGACTGGGGCTTGATTAGGTAGCCATCGGTCTTCTCCTCGGCCTCGGCGAGCGATGGCGGatcgatggcggcagcggcgtcctTCGACttgtgcttcttcttcttggattTGGCTTGCTCGGAAGCGGGGGacgcgacggccggcggcgtggacgacatggcggcggggcgggggatTGGGGGACTTGGGGAATTGGGGGTACCTTCTAGTTGTCTCGGCGAGGGAGGGGGAACGAGGAAggagggtttagggtttagtgAGTGGACAAATGGGCCGATCGAGGCTCATGGTGATGGGCTTTTAGAAGGGCCAGGCCAGATTAGATGTTAAGGAGAAACGAAAGCTGATTTGGCCCAATGATCTGGGTTGGGTAGTAAAAgtcaaaacttttttttatccAGGACCGTATTAGCAGTGATTATTACTAAAACACATAacattttgcattcattttttTACAAAACTTATTATTATTTACAATGAAGGCCAAAACTAAGACAGAGACCATAACATGCTAGGCTCGAGACTTGAGAGTGATTGTCATGTAAGGTGCAACTCGTAAAGAAAGGCCTCACTCTCACCCCTGAAAAGCTTGTGGAAAGTTAGACATATGAATTGCAAGATGCCAATTAGTCAGAGGTCAAATGCTCATAACTCATAAGTGTAGCAAAAGATGTCTGGCTATACATTTTCATATTTTCAGAGTTCAAACACACATGTTTGACATATGCGTGAACTTGTGCCCTCTCAATCTCTATTGATGAATTGCGTTGACTTATTGTTCTATCATCCACATACACGGTGGGCGGCTGTACTTGATGCTTGATGGCGTAATCCTTAACTAAGCTGGCGGCTGTACTTGATGCTTGATGGTGTAATCCTTAACTAAGCTGTCAAGAACTACTCACTTGGCTACACAATTAACATC harbors:
- the LOC117845830 gene encoding H/ACA ribonucleoprotein complex subunit 4, whose product is MSSTPPAVASPASEQAKSKKKKHKSKDAAAAIDPPSLAEAEEKTDGYLIKPQSLVPSLDASTWPLLLKNYDRLNVRTGHYTPLPSGHSPLKRPLAEYLRYGVINLDKPSNPSSHEVVAWIKRLLRAEKTGHSGTLDPKVTGNLIVCVDRATRLVKSQQGAGKEYVCVARFHAAVPDTARVARALEALTGAVFQRPPLISAVKRQLRVRTIYESKLLEHDPERHLAVFWISCEAGTYVRTLCVHLGLLLGVGAHMQELRRVRSGILGEQDNMVTMHDVMDAMWSLDNHKDESYLRRIVMPLEVLLTSYKRLVVKDSAVNAICYGAKLMIPGLLRFENDIETGEEVVLMTTKGEAIAIGIAEMTTAVMATCDHGAVAKIKRVVMDRDTYPRKWGLGPVALKKKKLIAEGLLDKHGKPNEKTPAEWLRNVVLPTGGDVSIASIAAAPEPEKAKVEQDAVGGEEVKEKKRKKDEENDDGDASIPVKKIKVEEAAEVVEGEKSEKKKKKKKDKAESGSAELKEEKVDVADEKDGSEKKKKKKKSKEGSDVTDPEIAQTRDSAESEKSEKKKEKKKKKSRDAEEAQ